In Leptospira barantonii, the DNA window CATTCCTCTTCCTTCCGTTGACTTCGATCCTTCCGAAGCCGCAATTCCTTGGAAAACTCTCAAAGAGAACGGTTTCGAAGTTTTTTTTGCGACTCCCAACGGCAAACCCGGCGTTGCGGATTTTAGAATGGTAACTGGAAAAGGACTCGGAATTTGGAAACCGCTTTTGATCGCTCATAAAAAAGCGAGAGCCGCTTATGATGAAATGATTTCGGATCCTCAGTTTCAAAATCCGATTTCCTATAAGGATTTAAAACCCGAGAATTATGAAGGATTGATTCTTCCCGGCGGTCACGCACCCGGAATGAAAGAATACTTGGAATCGAAAGAACTTCAGAACTTTGTTGGGTCGTTCTTTGCGACCGGCAAACCGGTTGGCGCGATTTGTCACGGAGTCGTTTTGGCCGCGCGTAGTAAATTGCCGGGAACGGATCGTTCGATTCTTTACGGAAAAAAAACGACCGCACTTTTGAAATCGCAAGAGATGGCGGCTTGGAATTTAACGAGATTGTGGTTGGGAAATTATTATCGAACCTATCCGCAATCAGTCGAGGAAGAAGTTAAGTCCTCACTGAAAGACCCGAACGATTTTCACTTCGGACCGAAACCGATCTTCCGAGACAATCATAAGAAATTAAAAAGAGGCCATTCGCTCACCGATGGAAATTACGTTTCTTCCAGATGGCCCGGCGACGCGCACTCGTTCGTAATTTCCTTTATGAAATTGTTTTAATTCGATACAAATTTAAGTATGTCGTCTAAGTAATCTAGGATAAAGAATGCAGGATCATAACTTACTCATAACTCTTATCGTATTTCTGTCCGCGGCCGTAATTTCGGTTCCGCTTTTTAAAAGAATCGGGCTCGGTTCGGTGGTCGGCTATTTGATCGGAGGAACGATCATAGGACCGTGGGGAATCGGCTTGATAACCGACGTGGATAGTATTCTTCATTTGTCGGAGTTCGGAGTCGTTTTACTTTTATTTTTGATCGGTCTTGAATTGAAACCTCAAAGGCTTTGGATTCTGAGAAGACCCGTCTTCGGTTTAGGCGGACTACAAGTCGTTTTAACATCCCTCGTATTCTTTGTCGCATTATCGTTCTTGGGTTTGGAAAAATCGCAGGCCATCGTAATCAGTATTAGCATTTCATTATCTTCCACCGCGTTTGCCCTTCAGGTTTTGGGAGAAAAAAACGAACTCAACACCGCTCACGGAAGAAGCGCGTTCGCGATCCTATTGTTTCAGGATCTTGCGGTAATTCCGATTATGGCGATGCTTCCATTCTTAGCGGAATCCGCCGCGGATCCCGGTTCGCAGGGAGGAATGAAACAAATCCTTTTCGCGGTAGGAACGATTCTCGCGGTAATTTTAGCGGGAAGATTTTTGGCTCGCCCTTTGTTCAGACTCGTCGCTTCCACGGGGAATCATGAAATTTTCACCGCTCTTTCTCTGCTGATCGTAATCGGCGTTTCCCTATTGATGGATCAAGTCGGTTTGTCCATGGCGCTCGGTTCTTTTTTGGGTGGAGTGATCCTCGCCGATTCGGAATACAGACACGAGTTGGAATCCAATCTCGAACCGTTCAAGGGTCTTCTATTAGGTTTATTCTTTTTAGCAGTTGGAATGTCGATCAATCTCGGGGAAGTTTTGAAAGATCCGATTCTCGTTTTGGTTTTCGCATTAACGTTGATGTTCGTAAAAGCGAGTATCCTCTATCTTTTGGGAAGAATTTCCAAA includes these proteins:
- a CDS encoding monovalent cation:proton antiporter-2 (CPA2) family protein, translated to MQDHNLLITLIVFLSAAVISVPLFKRIGLGSVVGYLIGGTIIGPWGIGLITDVDSILHLSEFGVVLLLFLIGLELKPQRLWILRRPVFGLGGLQVVLTSLVFFVALSFLGLEKSQAIVISISISLSSTAFALQVLGEKNELNTAHGRSAFAILLFQDLAVIPIMAMLPFLAESAADPGSQGGMKQILFAVGTILAVILAGRFLARPLFRLVASTGNHEIFTALSLLIVIGVSLLMDQVGLSMALGSFLGGVILADSEYRHELESNLEPFKGLLLGLFFLAVGMSINLGEVLKDPILVLVFALTLMFVKASILYLLGRISKHNEEASLNLSVTISQGGEFAFVILGVGVSLSILPRERADLVIAVVTLSMGLTPILGIAKDKIADLIFKKEEEQEDDEIEEQNRVIVAGFGRFGQIIARMLFVHRIGFTALEHNPDQVNLARKFGYKIYYGDASKLSLLRSAGAEHADLFILAVQDIEVSIKVAELIKKHFPNLTIIARARNREHVFKLMELGVKIIRRDTFASALELAGETLSRLGFMDSEVEQKVKKFRAHDELTLKGQFQIRNDEKEFIQFSKNAMRQLEAAFEADREEKEGKAAS
- a CDS encoding type 1 glutamine amidotransferase domain-containing protein → MAAKNKILIPLPSVDFDPSEAAIPWKTLKENGFEVFFATPNGKPGVADFRMVTGKGLGIWKPLLIAHKKARAAYDEMISDPQFQNPISYKDLKPENYEGLILPGGHAPGMKEYLESKELQNFVGSFFATGKPVGAICHGVVLAARSKLPGTDRSILYGKKTTALLKSQEMAAWNLTRLWLGNYYRTYPQSVEEEVKSSLKDPNDFHFGPKPIFRDNHKKLKRGHSLTDGNYVSSRWPGDAHSFVISFMKLF